In the genome of Rhodamnia argentea isolate NSW1041297 chromosome 3, ASM2092103v1, whole genome shotgun sequence, one region contains:
- the LOC115757035 gene encoding leucine--tRNA ligase, chloroplastic/mitochondrial isoform X1: MITSSQYLQDQLLSQFPYRPLSFPCFTWGERPVFPRKLFPRNAVKNKCLGIHFDSTTCRRNACGRARIRSQVSGELTEVEEQKQKQKQKQGPLVNRAYPFHEIEPKWQEYWEKNKTFRTPDEIDTSKPKFYVLDMFPYPSGAGLHVGHPLGYTATDILARFKRMQGFNVLHPMGWDAFGLPAEQYAIETGTHPKITTLRNINRFRTQLKSLGFSYDWDREISTVEPEYYKWTQWIFLQLFKRGLAYQAEVPVNWCPALGTVLANEEVIDGVSERGGHPVIRKPMRQWMLKITEYADRLLEDLDDLEWPESVKEMQRNWIGRSEGAELKFRVVVGDRMERNLELTVFTTRPDTIFGATYLVVAPEHPLLSAFVSEAQHGDVEEYKDVASRKSDLERTELQKEKTGVFSGSFAINPANGEAIPIWVADYVLGSYGTGAIMAVPAHDMRDHEFALKYDIPIHWVVTPDGESSPDSKVAYSGEGIIINSSDLTSGLDITGLPSSEAASSVTEWAEKTGNGKKKVNYKLRDWLFARQRYWGEPIPIVFFDETGESVPLSETDLPLLLPELEDFTPTGTGEPPLSKAEAWVRIRDQSSGKIGRRETSTMPQWAGSCWYYLRFMDPKNSKDIVSKEKEMYWSPVDVYVGGAEHAVLHLLYSRFWHKVLYDIGVVSTKEPFKCVINQGIILGEVQYTAYRDADGNYVSAEAADSLGEYTQEVVTEEKVTKSGEFFVLKDNPNVRLTARAYKMSKSRGNVVNPDDVVSVYGADSLRLYEMFMGPFRDSKTWSTSGIEGVHRFLARTWRLLIGSPSTSGTFKGGTVATDAEPSLEQLRSLHKCIAKVTEEIEGTRFNTGISAMMEFINAAYKWEKLPRPVAEAFVLLLAPYAPHMAEELWSRLGHSDSLAYVNFPKANPDYLKESAITLPVQINGKTRGTIQVEEGCTEEDAFILASKDEKLSKYLDGKSIKKRIFVPGKILNVISDRQNIKVGAQ, encoded by the exons ATGATTACAAGCTCTCAATATTTGCAAGACCAGCTGCTTTCGCAGTTTCCTTATCGGCCTCTTTCGTTTCCCTGCTTCACTTGGGGCGAGAGACCAGTCTTTCCCAGAAAACTGTTCCCCAGAAACGCCGTCAAGAACAAATGCTTGGGTATTCACTTCGACAGTACAACCTGTAGAAGGAATGCGTGTGGTAGAGCAAGAATTAGGAGTCAGGTCAGTGGCGAATTGACTGAGGTTGAagagcagaagcagaagcagaagcagaagcaaggGCCTTTGGTGAACAGAGCATACCCTTTTCATGAGATTGAGCCAAAGTGGCAAGAATACtgggaaaagaacaaaactttCAGAACCCCCGATGAGATTGACACGTCTAAGCCCAAGTTCTATGTCCTCGACATGTTCCCTTATCCcag TGGAGCGGGATTACACGTTGGGCATCCCCTGGGATACACTGCTACTGATATTCTTGCTAGATTCAAGAGAATGCAAGGCTTCAACGTTTTGCACCCAATGGGATGGGATGCGTTTGGATTGCCTGCAGAGCAGTATGCGATTGAG ACCGGAACCCACCCGAAAATCACGACTTTGAGGAACATTAACCGATTTCGTACCCAG CTTAAATCGCTGGGTTTCTCCTATGATTGGGATCGTGAAATTTCTACTGTAGAACCAGAATATTACAAGTGGACCCAGTGGATTTTTCTTCAGCTTTTCAAGAGAGGATTGGCATATCAG GCTGAAGTGCCAGTTAATTGGTGCCCTGCTCTTGGTACTGTATTGGCTAATGAGGAGGTAATAGATGGTGTGAGTGAGCGTGGCGGCCATCCAGTCATAAGAAAG CCAATGCGGCAATGGATGCTCAAGATTACTGAATATGCTGACCGTCTTCTTGAAGATCTAGATGACCTCGAGTGGCCTGAAAGTGTCAAAGAAATGCAAAGAAATTGGATAGGGAGATCAGAAGGTGCTGAGTTAAAGTTCCGTGTTGTTGTTGGTGATAGAATGGAAAGAAATCTAGAGCTGACTGTTTTCACTACCAGGCCCGACACAATCTTTGGAGCAAC GTACTTAGTCGTTGCACCTGAGCATCCCTTGTTGTCAGCATTTGTTTCTGAAGCCCAACATGGTGAT GTGGAGGAATACAAGGATGTAGCATCGAGAAAGAGTGACCTCGAGAGAACTGAGCTTCAGAAGGAAAAAACTGGTGTCTTTAGCGGTAGCTTCGCAATAAACCCAGCTAATGGAGAAGCAATCCCTATATGGGTTGCGGATTATGTATTAGGGAG TTACGGTACAGGAGCGATAATGGCTGTACCAGCACATGATATGCGGGATCACGAGTTTGCTCTAAAGTATGACATCCCCATTCATTGGGTTGTGACTCCTGATGGGGAAAGCAGCCCTGATTCTAAGGTGGCTTACTCAGGTGAAGGGATAATTATTAATTCCTCGGACTTGACGTCTGGGCTTGACATCACCGGTTTGCCGAGCAGTGAAGCTGCTTCCAGTGTCACTGAATGGGCTGAGAAGACTGGCAATGGGAAGAAGAAG gtGAACTACAAGTTGCGGGATTGGCTCTTTGCTAGGCAACGGTACTGGGGGGAACCTATACCCATTGTTTTCTTTGATGAAACCGGTGAGAGTGTCCCACTCAGTGAAACAGACCTGCCTCTTTTGCTTCCTGAGTTAGAGGACTTTACACCCACCGGGACGGGGGAACCACCATTATCGAAGGCAGAGGCGTGG GTTCGAATCAGGGATCAATCATCCGGAAAAATTGGTAGAAGAGAAACAAGCACCATGCCGCAGTGGGCTGGTTCTTGCTG GTATTATCTGAGATTTATGGATCCCAAGAATTCCAAAGATATAGTATCTAAGGAGAAAGAAAT GTACTGGAGCCCAGTTGATGTGTATGTTGGTGGTGCGGAACATGCTGTACTCCATTTACTTTATTCTAGGTTCTGGCACAAG GTTCTATATGATATTGGTGTTGTTTCCACGAAAGAGCCTTTCAAGTGTGTTATAAACCAGGGAATCATTCTTGGCGAG GTTCAATATACAGCATACAGAGATGCTGATGGAAATTATGTATCTGCAGAAGCTGCAGATTCATTGGGTGAATATACTCAAGAAGTAGTTACTGAAGAAAAA GTGACAAAATCTGGGGAATTTTTCGTACTGAAGGACAATCCTAATGTTCGTCTAACAGCTCGTGCTTACAAAATGAGTAAGAGCAGGGGAAATGTTGTCAATCCTGATGATGTTGTTTCCGTGTATGGTGCGGATTCTCTTCGCTTGTACGAGATGTTCATGGGACCGTTTAG AGACTCAAAAACTTGGAGCACCAGTGGGATTGAGGGTGTTCATCGGTTTCTGGCGAGAACGTGGAGGCTGCTTATTGGTTCACCATCAACTAGTGGTACATTCAAGGGGGGAACAGTGGCAACCGATGCAGAACCAAGTCTAGAACAGCTTCGTTCTCTCCATAAATGTATTGCTAAG GTAACAGAGGAGATAGAAGGGACACGGTTCAACACTGGAATTTCTGCAATGATGGAGTTCATTAATGCTGCGTATAAG TGGGAAAAACTGCCAAGGCCAGTCGCAGAAGCATTTGTTTTGTTGCTTGCTCCATATGCTCCTCATATGGCAGAGGAGCTTTGGTCCCGCCTAGGGCACTCAGATTCATTGGCTTATGTAAATTTTCCAAAG GCTAATCCCGATTACTTGAAGGAGTCGGCTATAACGCTACCAGTTCAGATCAACGGCAAGACGAGGGGTACCATCCAGGTCGAAGAAGGGTGCACCGAGGAGGATGCTTTCATATTAGCTTCGAAAGACGAGAAACTTTCCAAGTATTTGGATGGAAAATCCATCAAGAAAAGGATCTTTGTCCCTGGGAAGATCCTAAATGTCATCTCGGACCGCCAAAATATTAAGGTCGGAGCTCAATAG
- the LOC115757035 gene encoding leucine--tRNA ligase, chloroplastic/mitochondrial isoform X2 produces MITSSQYLQDQLLSQFPYRPLSFPCFTWGERPVFPRKLFPRNAVKNKCLGIHFDSTTCRRNACGRARIRSQVSGELTEVEEQKQKQKQKQGPLVNRAYPFHEIEPKWQEYWEKNKTFRTPDEIDTSKPKFYVLDMFPYPSGAGLHVGHPLGYTATDILARFKRMQGFNVLHPMGWDAFGLPAEQYAIETGTHPKITTLRNINRFRTQLKSLGFSYDWDREISTVEPEYYKWTQWIFLQLFKRGLAYQAEVPVNWCPALGTVLANEEVIDGVSERGGHPVIRKPMRQWMLKITEYADRLLEDLDDLEWPESVKEMQRNWIGRSEGAELKFRVVVGDRMERNLELTVFTTRPDTIFGATYLVVAPEHPLLSAFVSEAQHGDVEEYKDVASRKSDLERTELQKEKTGVFSGSFAINPANGEAIPIWVADYVLGSYGTGAIMAVPAHDMRDHEFALKYDIPIHWVVTPDGESSPDSKVAYSGEGIIINSSDLTSGLDITGLPSSEAASSVTEWAEKTGNGKKKVNYKLRDWLFARQRYWGEPIPIVFFDETGESVPLSETDLPLLLPELEDFTPTGTGEPPLSKAEAWVRIRDQSSGKIGRRETSTMPQWAGSCWYYLRFMDPKNSKDIVSKEKEMYWSPVDVYVGGAEHAVLHLLYSRFWHKVLYDIGVVSTKEPFKCVINQGIILGEVQYTAYRDADGNYVSAEAADSLGEYTQEVVTEEKVTKSGEFFVLKDNPNVRLTARAYKMSKSRGNVVNPDDVVSVYGADSLRLYEMFMGPFRDSKTWSTSGIEGVHRFLARTWRLLIGSPSTSGTFKGGTVATDAEPSLEQLRSLHKCNRGDRRDTVQHWNFCNDGVH; encoded by the exons ATGATTACAAGCTCTCAATATTTGCAAGACCAGCTGCTTTCGCAGTTTCCTTATCGGCCTCTTTCGTTTCCCTGCTTCACTTGGGGCGAGAGACCAGTCTTTCCCAGAAAACTGTTCCCCAGAAACGCCGTCAAGAACAAATGCTTGGGTATTCACTTCGACAGTACAACCTGTAGAAGGAATGCGTGTGGTAGAGCAAGAATTAGGAGTCAGGTCAGTGGCGAATTGACTGAGGTTGAagagcagaagcagaagcagaagcagaagcaaggGCCTTTGGTGAACAGAGCATACCCTTTTCATGAGATTGAGCCAAAGTGGCAAGAATACtgggaaaagaacaaaactttCAGAACCCCCGATGAGATTGACACGTCTAAGCCCAAGTTCTATGTCCTCGACATGTTCCCTTATCCcag TGGAGCGGGATTACACGTTGGGCATCCCCTGGGATACACTGCTACTGATATTCTTGCTAGATTCAAGAGAATGCAAGGCTTCAACGTTTTGCACCCAATGGGATGGGATGCGTTTGGATTGCCTGCAGAGCAGTATGCGATTGAG ACCGGAACCCACCCGAAAATCACGACTTTGAGGAACATTAACCGATTTCGTACCCAG CTTAAATCGCTGGGTTTCTCCTATGATTGGGATCGTGAAATTTCTACTGTAGAACCAGAATATTACAAGTGGACCCAGTGGATTTTTCTTCAGCTTTTCAAGAGAGGATTGGCATATCAG GCTGAAGTGCCAGTTAATTGGTGCCCTGCTCTTGGTACTGTATTGGCTAATGAGGAGGTAATAGATGGTGTGAGTGAGCGTGGCGGCCATCCAGTCATAAGAAAG CCAATGCGGCAATGGATGCTCAAGATTACTGAATATGCTGACCGTCTTCTTGAAGATCTAGATGACCTCGAGTGGCCTGAAAGTGTCAAAGAAATGCAAAGAAATTGGATAGGGAGATCAGAAGGTGCTGAGTTAAAGTTCCGTGTTGTTGTTGGTGATAGAATGGAAAGAAATCTAGAGCTGACTGTTTTCACTACCAGGCCCGACACAATCTTTGGAGCAAC GTACTTAGTCGTTGCACCTGAGCATCCCTTGTTGTCAGCATTTGTTTCTGAAGCCCAACATGGTGAT GTGGAGGAATACAAGGATGTAGCATCGAGAAAGAGTGACCTCGAGAGAACTGAGCTTCAGAAGGAAAAAACTGGTGTCTTTAGCGGTAGCTTCGCAATAAACCCAGCTAATGGAGAAGCAATCCCTATATGGGTTGCGGATTATGTATTAGGGAG TTACGGTACAGGAGCGATAATGGCTGTACCAGCACATGATATGCGGGATCACGAGTTTGCTCTAAAGTATGACATCCCCATTCATTGGGTTGTGACTCCTGATGGGGAAAGCAGCCCTGATTCTAAGGTGGCTTACTCAGGTGAAGGGATAATTATTAATTCCTCGGACTTGACGTCTGGGCTTGACATCACCGGTTTGCCGAGCAGTGAAGCTGCTTCCAGTGTCACTGAATGGGCTGAGAAGACTGGCAATGGGAAGAAGAAG gtGAACTACAAGTTGCGGGATTGGCTCTTTGCTAGGCAACGGTACTGGGGGGAACCTATACCCATTGTTTTCTTTGATGAAACCGGTGAGAGTGTCCCACTCAGTGAAACAGACCTGCCTCTTTTGCTTCCTGAGTTAGAGGACTTTACACCCACCGGGACGGGGGAACCACCATTATCGAAGGCAGAGGCGTGG GTTCGAATCAGGGATCAATCATCCGGAAAAATTGGTAGAAGAGAAACAAGCACCATGCCGCAGTGGGCTGGTTCTTGCTG GTATTATCTGAGATTTATGGATCCCAAGAATTCCAAAGATATAGTATCTAAGGAGAAAGAAAT GTACTGGAGCCCAGTTGATGTGTATGTTGGTGGTGCGGAACATGCTGTACTCCATTTACTTTATTCTAGGTTCTGGCACAAG GTTCTATATGATATTGGTGTTGTTTCCACGAAAGAGCCTTTCAAGTGTGTTATAAACCAGGGAATCATTCTTGGCGAG GTTCAATATACAGCATACAGAGATGCTGATGGAAATTATGTATCTGCAGAAGCTGCAGATTCATTGGGTGAATATACTCAAGAAGTAGTTACTGAAGAAAAA GTGACAAAATCTGGGGAATTTTTCGTACTGAAGGACAATCCTAATGTTCGTCTAACAGCTCGTGCTTACAAAATGAGTAAGAGCAGGGGAAATGTTGTCAATCCTGATGATGTTGTTTCCGTGTATGGTGCGGATTCTCTTCGCTTGTACGAGATGTTCATGGGACCGTTTAG AGACTCAAAAACTTGGAGCACCAGTGGGATTGAGGGTGTTCATCGGTTTCTGGCGAGAACGTGGAGGCTGCTTATTGGTTCACCATCAACTAGTGGTACATTCAAGGGGGGAACAGTGGCAACCGATGCAGAACCAAGTCTAGAACAGCTTCGTTCTCTCCATAAAT GTAACAGAGGAGATAGAAGGGACACGGTTCAACACTGGAATTTCTGCAATGATGGAGTTCATTAA
- the LOC115757038 gene encoding glycosyltransferase BC10-like: protein MKKSTQAPTLHVLWSGWKLVILLSISLCLFALLRLHYQPMFPSSSSSSPYLEIYRARSRYLRHAGFVGNPKLAFLYLARRNLPLDFLWGSFFENADVANFSIYIHSEPGFVFDESTTRSHFFYGRQLGDSIQVAWGESSMIEAERLLFAAALEDPANQRFVLLSDSCVPLYNFSYIYNYLMASSRSFVDSFLDAKEGRYNPEMFPVIPKERWRKGSQWIALVRRHAEVVVDDEVVYPAFKKFCKRRPPVDASKGELNSKLQKQHNCIPDEHYVQTLLALNELETELERRTVTYTSWNQSATKMDTKGWHPVTFNYANASPRQIQGIKKINHVYYETEFRTEWCRANSSSVPCFLFARKFSKGAAMRLLSEGTVGRFDASSLLDSTP from the exons ATGAAGAAGTCCACGCAAGCCCCGACCCTGCACGTGCTCTGGTCCGGCTGGAAGCTGGTCATCCtcctctcaatctctctctgcctcttcGCCCTCCTCAGGCTCCACTACCAGCCTATgtttccctcctcctcctcctcgtctccGTATCTCGAGATTTATCGCGCGCGATCGCGTTACCTCCGCCACGCCGGCTTCGTCGGCAATCCCAAGCTCGCTTTCCTTTATCTCGCTCGCCGCAATCTCCCGCTCGATTTCCTCTGGGGAAGCTTCTTCGAG AATGCTGACGTGGCGAATTTCTCGATATACATCCATTCGGAGCCGGGGTTTGTGTTCGATGAATCGACGACGAGGTCGCATTTCTTCTATGGTCGCCAGTTGGGAGATAGCATTCAG GTGGCATGGGGAGAGTCAAGTATGATCGAAGCAGAGAGATTATTGTTTGCTGCAGCACTTGAGGATCCAGCAAATCAAAGATTTGTTCTCCTTTCCGATAG TTGTGTTCCTTTGTACAACTTCAGCTACATATACAACTATCTAATGGCTTCTTCGAGGAGCTTTGTGGACAG CTTTCTTGATGCAAAGGAGGGCCGGTACAACCCTGAAATGTTTCCAGTTATTCCGAAAGAGAGATGGCGAAAAGGGTCACAG TGGATCGCCTTAGTTCGTAGGCATGCAGAGGTGGTTGTAGATGATGAGGTTGTTTATCCAGCATTCAAGAAATTTTGCAAG CGAAGACCACCTGTAGATGCCAGTAAAGGAGAGCTGAACTCT AAACTTCAGAAGCAGCACAACTGTATTCCAGATGAACATTATGTCCAGACGTTGCTTGCA TTGAATGAGCTTGAAACTGAACTTGAACGAAGAACAGTAACGTATACCTCATGGAACCAGTCGGCTACAAAGATGGATACTAAAGGTTGGCATCCTGTTACATTTAATTATGCAAATGCCAGTCCGCGACAAATCCAGGGAATAAAG AAAATCAATCACGTGTATTATGAGACAGAGTTTAGGACAGAGTGGTGCCGTGCAAATTCGTCATCTGTTCCCTGCTTTTTGTTTGCAAGGAAGTTCTCAAAAGGAGCGGCCATGCGCCTTTTGAGTGAGGGGACGGTTGGTCGTTTTGATGCTTCCTCATTGTTAGATTCGACTCCTTGA
- the LOC115757036 gene encoding chitin elicitor receptor kinase 1-like, with product MIGARSSVKTTPTRFMLLAFQLVLILCFGAEARCRHGCVLAVASYYAWEASNFTYISNLFNRPVPEVRRYNPSVSGGEAVPVGTRVNVPFACDCLNGDFLGHTFTYVTQSDDTYHKVATLKYSNLTTVEWMVRVNRYDPTQIPDGAVINVTVNCTCGERRVSRSYGAFVTYPLRPGDNLSGLAAESGLPARLLELYNPGSDFSGGTGLVFVPAKDPSGNYPPLKLRQGISSKAIAGMSIAGVAVFALAAFCFFTGFYRKKKVVEALTLFKASDESYFERGQGSEGKTLESELVAGASCKLSGITDRSVEFSYEELARATNGFSAANVIGRGGFGSVYYAELRGEKTAIKKMDMHASNEFLAELKVLTHVQHLNLVRLIGYCIEGSLSLVYEFLENGSLCQHLHGSEKKPLPWPARMNIALDSARGLEYIHENTVPVYIHRDIKSANILIDRDFRGKVADFGLSRLTEYGSASLHSRLVGTFGYMPPEYAQYGDVSPKVDVYAFGVVLYELISAKQAVIKSDGSASEAKGLVALFEDVLNQPNPKDSLSKLIDPRLDDDYPLDSVYKMATLAKACTQANPQLRPTMRSVVVALRTLFSTEDDWDIGSFCETHSSASLMSGR from the exons CGGTCAAAACGACGCCGACCCGGTTCATGCTATTGGCCTTCCAACTCGTTTTGATTCTCTGTTTCGGAGCAGAGGCCAGGTGCAGACACGGCTGCGTGCTCGCCGTCGCGTCGTACTACGCGTGGGAGGCGTCGAACTTCACTTACATCAGCAACCTCTTCAACCGGCCAGTCCCTGAGGTCCGGCGCTACAACCCCAGCGTCTCCGGCGGAGAGGCCGTCCCCGTCGGGACACGGGTCAACGTGCCCTTCGCCTGCGACTGCCTGAACGGGGACTTCCTCGGCCACACGTTCACGTACGTTACCCAGTCGGACGACACGTACCATAAGGTCGCGACGCTCAAGTACTCCAATTTGACGACAGTGGAGTGGATGGTCCGGGTCAACAGGTATGACCCCACCCAGATACCCGACGGGGCCGTGATAAACGTGACGGTGAATTGCACGTGCGGGGAACGTCGCGTGTCCAGGAGTTATGGGGCTTTCGTGACGTACCCGCTCCGGCCGGGGGACAACTTGTCGGGGTTGGCGGCGGAGTCAGGCCTGCCTGCCCGGTTGCTGGAGCTGTACAACCCGGGTTCAGACTTTAGTGGAGGGACGGGGCTGGTGTTTGTGCCGGCTAAAG ATCCAAGTGGGAACTATCCTCCATTGAAGTTAAG ACAAG GAATCTCGAGCAAAGCCATTGCTGGCATGTCAATTGCAGGGGTAGCTGTGTTTGCATTGGCCGCTTTTTGTTTCTTCACTGGTTTTTATCGAAAGAAGAAGGTGGTGGAAGCATTGACTCTTTTCAAAGCATCTGATGAGAGCTACTTCGAGCGCGGACAAG GTTCAGAAGGAAAAACTTTGGAATCGGAGCTTGTTGCTGGTGCTTCTTGTAAGCTCTCAGGTATCACGGACCGATCTGTAGAGTTCTCATATGAGGAACTAGCCCGGGCCACAAATGGCTTTAGTGCGGCTAATGTGATAGGGAGAGGTGGCTTCGGATCTGTCTACTATGCTGAACTGAGAGGCGAG AAAACTGCTATCAAGAAGATGGATATGCACGCATCGAATGAATTCCTCGCGGAATTGAAGGTTCTGACCCATGTTCAGCACTTGAACTTG GTACGCTTAATAGGTTACTGTATTGAAGGTTCCTTGTCCTTGGTCTACGAGTTCCTTGAAAATGGGAGCTTATGTCAACATTTGCATGGCTCAG AGAAGAAGCCATTACCGTGGCCAGCTAGAATGAACATTGCCTTGGATTCTGCAAGAGGACTCGAGTATATCCATGAGAATACTGTCCCGGTCTACATACATAGGGACATCAAATCAGCGAACATTCTGATAGACAGAGACTTTCGGGGGAAG GTTGCAGATTTCGGTTTATCGAGACTGACCGAGTACGGAAGCGCTTCTTTACACAGTCGTCTGGTGGGTACCTTCGGATATATGCCACCAGA GTACGCTCAATATGGCGATGTCTCCCCAAAGGTAGATGTATATGCTTTCGGCGTCGTGCTCTATGAACTCATATCTGCCAAACAAGCTGTGATAAAGTCGGATGGATCTGCGAGTGAAGCAAAAGGACTTGTTGCTTTG TTTGAGGATGTTCTAAATCAGCCTAATCCAAAAGATAGCCTCAGCAAACTCATCGATCCCAGGCTGGATGACGATTACCCGCTGGACTCAGTTTATAAG ATGGCCACACTTGCTAAGGCATGCACCCAAGCAAATCCACAACTTCGACCGACCATGAGGTCGGTAGTGGTGGCGCTGAGGACACTTTTTTCTACGGAAGATGATTGGGACATTGGTTCCTTCTGTGAAACCCATTCCTCTGCCAGTCTTATGTCAGGAAGGTAG
- the LOC115757040 gene encoding pyridoxal phosphate homeostasis protein, producing the protein MRSRLQSPDATCSTTVVRLRIEPGTDRKMATSSSTVTEALRAVLHRVGQAAEKCGRGSDRVRVVAVSKTKPVALIRQLYDAGHRCFGENYVQEIVDKAPQLPEDIQWHFIGNLQSNKVKPLLTGVPNLAVLESVDDEKIANRLDSFVASAGRTPLKVFIQVNTSGEESKSGVEPSGCVELAKHVNQNCSNLEFCGLMTIGNLDYTSTPENLKTLANCRSEVCMALEIPEEKCELSMGMSGDFEQAIEMGSTNVRIGSIIFGPREYPEKLTN; encoded by the exons ATGCGATCAAGACTCCAGAGTCCAGATGCCACATGCTCCACAACTGTGGTGAGATTGCGAATCGAACCGGGAACCGATCGGAAAATGGCCACGTCCTCGTCCACCGTCACGGAGGCCCTCAGGGCGGTGCTCCACCGGGTCGGCCAGGCCGCGGAGAAGTGCGGCCGCGGGTCGGACCGCGTCCGGGTGGTGGCCGTGAGCAAGACGAAGCCCGTCGCCCTCATCCGCCAGCTCTACGACGCCGGCCACCGCTGCTTCGGCGAGAATTACGTCCAGGAGATCGTCGACAAGGCTCCTCAG CTTCCGGAGGATATCCAGTGGCATTTCATTGGGAATTTGCAGAGTAATAAAGTGAAGCCTCTTCTCA CTGGTGTTCCCAATCTTGCGGTTTTAGAGAGTGTAGATGATGAGAAG ATTGCCAATCGCCTCGATAGTTTTGTGGCAAGTGCTGGAAGAACTCCTTTGAAAGTCTTTATCCAAGTGAATACCAGTGGTGAAGAAT CAAAATCTGGTGTCGAACCCTCAGGTTGTGTGGAGCTTGCAAAACATGTGAACCAGAACTGCTCGAACCTGGAGTTTTGTGGTCTAATGACAATAGGGAACCTGGATTACACATCAACGCCTGAGAACTTGAAG ACATTAGCGAACTGCAGAAGTGAGGTCTGCATGGCACTTGAAATACCAGAAGAAAAATGTGAGCTGTCCATGGGAATGTCCGGTGATTTTGAACAAGCT ATCGAAATGGGAAGTACAAATGTAAGGATTGGATCCATCATATTTGGTCCAAGGGAATATCCTGAGAAATTAACGAATTAG
- the LOC115757039 gene encoding peroxidase 29, which translates to MGESQCRGIAAAAAALLMVVWVGVSDGQLAYDYYKTTCPDAEDIVRREVLSFALSDATAPAAFLRLMFHDCQVQGCDASILLDPVGVKSEMRSSRNFGIRKLEEIEHVKAALEAECPGQVSCADIVALAARESVALSGGPHIAIPLGRKDSRASNYQQADAHLPSPSISVDAFLQTFMAKGLNLEESVAILGAHTLGEGHCLNIVDRLYNPKADDQMNSVFEARLRLQCPTPAPLTNLTTVSNDITPTIFDNQYYRDILLGKGLFLIDSGISRDPRTSDLVKQFAIDWDYFFRAFSSAFVKLSSTNILSKARGEVRKQCGRVN; encoded by the exons atgggggagTCGCAGTGCAGAGGAATagcagctgcagcagcagcatTATTGATGGTTGTTTGGGTTGGGGTGAGTGATGGTCAACTGGCTTATGATTACTACAAGACAACATGTCCAGATGCTGAAGACATTGTCAGGAGGGAGGTGCTGAGCTTTGCTCTCTCGGATGCAACTGCACCTGCTGCCTTCCTCAGGCTCATGTTTCATGACTGCCAAGTacag GGATGCGACGCTTCGATACTTCTCGACCCGGTCGGCGTGAAGTCAGAGATGAGATCGTCAAGGAACTTCGGCATCAGGAAGCTCGAAGAGATCGAGCATGTCAAGGCGGCGTTGGAAGCTGAATGCCCTGGTCAGGTATCTTGTGCAGACATAGTTGCATTAGCTGCAAGAGAATCGGTGGCTCTGAGTGGAGGACCGCACATTGCCATTCCACTTGGGAGGAAAGACTCGAGAGCTAGCAATTACCAGCAAGCCGATGCTCATCTCCCTTCTCCAAGTATTTCTGTCGATGCATTCCTTCAGACCTTCATGGCGAAAGGGTTGAATCTCGAGGAATCGGTCGCTATCTTGG GTGCGCATACTCTAGGCGAGGGACACTGCCTGAACATCGTCGACAGATTGTACAACCCGAAAGCCGACGATCAAATGAACTCGGTGTTCGAAGCTCGGCTCAGACTGCAATGCCCAACTCCAGCTCCCCTGACAAATCTCACAACCGTATCCAATGACATAACCCCGACAATATTCGACAACCAGTACTACAGGGACATTTTGTTGGGCAAGGGCTTGTTTCTCATCGACTCGGGCATCTCGAGAGATCCTCGCACTTCCGATCTGGTTAAGCAATTCGCCATCGACTGGGACTACTTCTTCCGCGCATTTTCCTCAGCGTTCGTCAAGCTCTCCTCGACCAACATTCTCAGCAAGGCGAGGGGCGAAGTGCGGAAACAATGCGGTCGGGTGAACTAA